The Elephas maximus indicus isolate mEleMax1 chromosome 11, mEleMax1 primary haplotype, whole genome shotgun sequence genome contains the following window.
AGGCTAACCTCCACTCTTGCTCTCTAGGAGGAGTCACTCTTGCTGAAGAACGGGAGCTGCAGCTCCCGTCTCTTCCCCAGGACCTGGGACCTGAAGCAGCTGCAGGTGAGCTGGGAGAGTCAGGGCCACTCCTGCCCTCACCTGGCCCTGTTCCTCCTGCACCTTATGTGGCCCGTTCACCTCTCCTCATCTgtccctctcttcttcccctgTCCCAGTACTCTCTTACCTGTTCCCCTCACCTGCGCACACTAGCTATGCCCTCACCTGTCCCCCTCACCTGCTCCTTTCTCTATCCCCACTCCTCTCCCCACCTCACCTGTTCTCTCTCAAGTGCAATGTTCACCTGTCTTCTGTCTCCTCTCCTCAGGTGTGGGAGCGCCCTGTGGCCTTGGAGGCTGAGCTGGCCCTGACTTTGAAGGTTCTGGAGACCGTGGTCGACTCAGCCCTGCGGGCCATCCTGGACCAGCCCCTTCACACGCTGCACCACATCCACGCCAAGCTCCGGGCCTGTGTGAGTCCTCAGGGCACCCAAGACCCTTCTGTGGGCCCTGGCCCTGCGGGACCCCACCCCTCTGCCCAGGCCCTTTCTCACACACCCCTCTCCTCTGCCTACAGGTCCCAGTTAACCCCACAGCAGGTTCCGGACCCCAGAGCCGCCTCCACCGCTGGCTGCACAGGCTCCAGGAGGCCACAAAGAAGGTATGTGACAGGAAGGGGCAGATGCCAGGGCCCTGCGTAAGGGAGGAGGCAGATGCCGGGCAGTGGGAGACCACCAACTCATCTCCCCCACAGGAGTCCCGAACCTGCCTCGAGGCCTCTGTCACATTCAACCTCTTCCGTCTCCTCACACGGGACCTGAAATGTGTCGCCAGCAGAGACCAGTGTGCCTGAGAACTGGACCCACCCCGACCCACCTGAGACCCCAGACCTTATTTATGCACCAAGCCCCACCCTTGCcttaatttctttcttccctttccccctATTTATGGGGCTGCAGCCCTGACTCTGACccaggagaaattttttttttctacttttgtacAATATTCACAAATAAACAGTGAGGAACTGAAACCTTCTGTGACAGATGAGTCctcgagtgtgtgtgtgtgattgtggcTCTGTGACTAAAGGGAAGCTGCATACGCTCTgcttcctctctcctctttctacAGTACAGAATGAGGACACTGGGctggttttttttcttaaagttttattttagtaaaaatatgtataacaaaacattttccaatttaacatttattacatgtatagttcagtgacgttggttacgtTCATcacgttgtacaaccattaccactatccattttcaaattaTTCTACCCCCATTAACGGAAACCCAGTGTCCTTTAAGCAATGAAtccccttttcctccttcctcccacccccactaACCACTAATCAGCTTTGATCTCTACAcactgcttatttcatataagtgagatcatataacaCGTgttcttttatgactgacttatttcactcaacataatgttttcaagattcatccatttcatagcatgtatcaggacttcccatccatgtcattaaggttgactctcctttgaggaggcagctcttccccagttgtattttgagtgcctttcaacttgaggggctcatcttccggcactataccagacaatgttccactgctattcataaggttttcactggc
Protein-coding sequences here:
- the LOC126086316 gene encoding interferon lambda-3-like is translated as MGCLLVLMLMATMLTMTETVPTPTPSRAPLDARGCHIAQFKSLSPQELQAFKRAKDAFEESLLLKNGSCSSRLFPRTWDLKQLQVWERPVALEAELALTLKVLETVVDSALRAILDQPLHTLHHIHAKLRACVPVNPTAGSGPQSRLHRWLHRLQEATKKESRTCLEASVTFNLFRLLTRDLKCVASRDQCA